Proteins encoded by one window of Dietzia sp. B32:
- a CDS encoding NUDIX hydrolase yields MATRGAPGSHDYRTVASREIFDGRVVRLRVDTLTMPGGGTADREICGHDDAVAVIALDDDDHITLVRQYRHAVGERLWELPAGLCDVEGEEPLGTARRELVEETGLEAEHWRPVIEMVPSPGFCTERVHVYLATGLREVERPEAEHEEADMEVARMPFADAVDAVLDGRIVNGIAVAGILAARTVIDRS; encoded by the coding sequence GTGGCCACCCGCGGTGCCCCCGGGTCGCACGATTACCGCACCGTCGCGAGCCGCGAGATCTTCGACGGCCGCGTCGTGCGGTTGCGTGTGGACACCCTGACCATGCCGGGCGGGGGCACCGCCGACCGCGAGATCTGCGGTCATGACGACGCCGTGGCCGTGATCGCCCTGGACGACGACGACCACATCACCCTCGTCCGGCAGTACCGTCATGCCGTGGGGGAGCGGCTCTGGGAGCTGCCCGCGGGGCTGTGTGATGTCGAGGGCGAGGAGCCCCTGGGCACCGCGCGTCGTGAGCTCGTCGAGGAGACCGGCCTCGAGGCCGAGCACTGGCGCCCGGTGATCGAGATGGTCCCGTCCCCGGGGTTCTGCACGGAGCGCGTCCACGTGTACCTGGCCACCGGACTCCGGGAGGTCGAGCGCCCGGAGGCGGAGCACGAGGAGGCGGACATGGAGGTCGCGCGGATGCCCTTCGCCGACGCCGTCGACGCTGTGCTGGACGGCCGGATCGTCAACGGTATCGCCGTGGCCGGCATCCTCGCGGCCCGCACGGTGATCGACCGGTCCTGA
- a CDS encoding pseudouridine synthase, whose amino-acid sequence MTESAGRDGAPVRLQKILAQAGVASRRASEELIARGRVEVDGKKVREMGIKVDPATAVIRVDGTRIVLDDTLVYLALNKPRGYHTTMSDEKGRPCVGDLVADRVDAGQRLFHVGRLDAETEGLLLVTNDGELAHRLMHPSYEVSKTYMATVTGVVGKGVNKQLRAGVTLEDGPAKVDQFSILDVHDGRSLVKVVLHEGRKHIVRRLLAEVGHPVEALVRTRFGAVALGDQRAGTFRKLGRKEVSDLYEAVGL is encoded by the coding sequence ATGACTGAATCCGCTGGCCGAGACGGCGCACCGGTCCGCCTACAGAAGATCCTGGCCCAGGCCGGGGTCGCCTCCCGCCGCGCCTCCGAGGAGCTCATCGCCCGCGGACGGGTCGAGGTCGACGGCAAGAAGGTGCGCGAGATGGGCATCAAGGTCGACCCCGCGACCGCCGTCATCCGCGTGGACGGCACCCGCATCGTCCTGGACGACACCCTGGTCTACCTCGCGCTGAACAAGCCCCGGGGTTACCACACCACCATGTCCGACGAGAAGGGCCGGCCGTGCGTCGGCGACCTCGTCGCGGACCGCGTGGACGCCGGGCAGCGACTGTTCCACGTCGGGCGTCTCGACGCCGAGACCGAGGGTTTGCTCCTGGTGACCAACGACGGCGAGCTGGCGCACCGTCTCATGCACCCGTCCTACGAGGTGTCCAAGACCTACATGGCGACCGTCACCGGCGTCGTGGGCAAGGGCGTCAACAAGCAGCTGCGCGCCGGGGTGACCCTGGAGGACGGACCAGCCAAGGTCGACCAGTTCTCGATCCTCGACGTCCACGACGGGCGCTCGCTGGTCAAGGTCGTGCTCCACGAGGGGCGCAAGCACATCGTGCGGCGACTGCTCGCCGAGGTGGGGCACCCGGTCGAGGCGCTCGTCCGGACCCGCTTCGGGGCCGTCGCGCTCGGCGACCAGCGTGCCGGTACCTTCCGCAAGCTGGGCCGCAAAGAGGTCTCCGATCTGTACGAGGCGGTCGGCCTGTGA
- the scpB gene encoding SMC-Scp complex subunit ScpB produces MDVSDVTEPRDPEPEGPMGDDDERGGPESDGPPLRARLEALVLVVDQPTPEGLLAAAAGATVAEVDAELRAWRDELTAAGSGMDLRRTGDGWRLYTRRELAPYVERLLTDGTRSTLTRAALETLAVIAYRQPVTRSRIAAVRGVNVDGVMRTLVARGLAVECGTDADTGGILYRTTELFLERLGLTSLDELPDIAPLLPDVDLVDEMSDDPADDPRIPLGRRRTAAPDPTPRDDEEM; encoded by the coding sequence ATGGACGTGAGCGACGTGACGGAGCCCCGGGACCCCGAGCCGGAGGGACCGATGGGGGACGACGACGAGCGCGGTGGGCCGGAGTCGGACGGGCCGCCTCTGCGGGCCAGACTCGAGGCCCTGGTGCTGGTGGTGGACCAGCCGACACCGGAGGGCCTGCTGGCAGCGGCCGCCGGGGCGACGGTCGCCGAGGTCGACGCGGAGTTGCGGGCGTGGCGGGACGAGCTCACCGCAGCGGGGAGCGGGATGGACCTGCGGCGCACCGGGGACGGGTGGCGTCTCTACACCCGTCGTGAGCTCGCGCCGTACGTCGAGCGACTCCTCACGGACGGCACGAGGTCCACCCTGACCCGGGCCGCACTGGAGACGCTGGCGGTGATCGCCTACCGGCAGCCGGTCACCCGGTCGCGCATCGCGGCGGTTCGCGGGGTCAACGTCGACGGAGTGATGAGGACGCTCGTGGCACGCGGTCTGGCCGTGGAATGCGGCACAGATGCGGACACCGGGGGCATCCTGTATAGGACCACGGAGTTATTTCTGGAAAGATTGGGACTCACGTCGCTCGACGAGCTGCCGGACATCGCCCCGCTGCTACCGGATGTCGACCTGGTCGACGAGATGAGCGACGACCCCGCGGACGATCCGCGGATCCCACTGGGGCGGCGTCGAACCGCGGCGCCCGACCCCACACCCCGAGACGACGAAGAGATGTGA
- a CDS encoding copper transporter — protein MISLRRHVITLVAVFLALGVGVVLGSTSVATSIRDAVVEREETTATRLEAAQDDLATRRLAADRLDSLAGDLTPAVVDGLLDGRPVLTIVAPGASDEDVTAARAVIGAAGGIDAGRVTLTDKAVDPESDAELQALVANLPIGTAPAADADLGTQLGTALGRAALLRAEDAKPHLEDGERDTVLTTLADAEVIRFEPGTLRPGQLALIVTGPQEQESTAVRVAALARTLDTEGAGAVVSVGPGDSDGRDAVGVLRSSGEEDVSTVDGAGTDAGRLAIVLALAEQLARGQGHYGVGADATAAAPSLPPAAER, from the coding sequence TTGATCTCGCTGCGTCGCCACGTCATCACGCTGGTCGCCGTCTTCCTCGCCCTCGGTGTGGGGGTCGTCCTGGGATCGACGTCCGTCGCGACGTCGATCCGGGACGCGGTGGTCGAGCGCGAGGAGACGACGGCGACGCGGCTCGAGGCGGCGCAGGATGACTTGGCCACCCGGCGGCTCGCGGCCGACAGGCTCGATTCGCTCGCGGGAGATCTGACCCCGGCCGTCGTGGACGGACTGCTCGACGGCCGGCCGGTCCTCACGATCGTGGCGCCCGGGGCCTCCGACGAGGACGTCACCGCGGCGCGTGCGGTCATCGGTGCCGCCGGTGGGATCGACGCCGGGCGCGTCACCCTGACGGACAAGGCGGTCGACCCGGAATCCGACGCCGAACTCCAGGCACTCGTCGCGAACCTCCCCATCGGAACGGCGCCGGCCGCCGACGCGGACCTGGGTACCCAGTTGGGCACGGCTCTCGGCCGGGCCGCGCTGCTGCGGGCGGAGGACGCGAAGCCGCATCTCGAAGACGGCGAGCGGGACACCGTGCTCACGACCCTCGCCGACGCGGAGGTCATCCGCTTCGAGCCGGGGACCCTCCGCCCGGGACAACTCGCACTGATCGTGACCGGGCCGCAGGAGCAGGAGTCGACCGCGGTCCGCGTCGCTGCGCTCGCGCGCACGCTCGACACCGAGGGCGCCGGCGCGGTGGTCTCGGTCGGACCCGGCGACTCCGACGGGCGCGACGCAGTGGGCGTCCTGCGCTCGTCGGGCGAGGAGGACGTCTCGACCGTCGACGGCGCCGGGACGGACGCCGGGCGTCTCGCGATCGTGTTGGCGCTGGCGGAGCAGCTCGCCCGGGGGCAGGGTCACTACGGGGTCGGAGCGGACGCGACCGCCGCGGCGCCGTCGCTCCCCCCGGCGGCGGAGCGGTGA
- a CDS encoding DUF4178 domain-containing protein: MGELLVIAGLLVAVIAVVGIIVKARGGTKPEAAGPRLDPLAADRPVHGFGPRELGPGAIVSYGGIDYVVRGSITLRQGPYVWWEHLLEGGDGAQWLGVEEDEGTLELTWWNTRKGLGVSPGSEVIVDDRVHRLEESGEAEYSCEGTTGLPERGRMRYQDMRTGDGSSLLSFEDWDGAGWEVSSGRPMSRGELTVYPAPPVAGDPDYRR; the protein is encoded by the coding sequence GTGGGAGAGCTACTCGTCATAGCGGGGCTGTTGGTCGCGGTGATCGCGGTCGTCGGGATCATCGTCAAGGCACGGGGCGGCACGAAGCCCGAGGCGGCCGGACCCCGCCTCGACCCGCTCGCCGCCGACCGGCCGGTCCACGGCTTCGGCCCGCGAGAGCTCGGCCCCGGTGCGATCGTCTCCTACGGCGGCATCGACTATGTGGTCCGCGGCTCGATCACCCTTCGCCAGGGCCCGTATGTCTGGTGGGAGCATCTCCTGGAGGGCGGCGACGGAGCGCAGTGGTTGGGCGTCGAGGAGGACGAGGGAACCCTCGAGCTCACCTGGTGGAACACCCGCAAGGGACTCGGCGTCAGCCCCGGATCCGAGGTGATCGTCGACGATCGGGTCCATCGGCTCGAGGAGTCGGGTGAGGCGGAGTACTCGTGCGAGGGAACCACCGGTCTGCCCGAGCGCGGCCGGATGCGGTACCAGGACATGCGTACCGGGGACGGCAGCTCGCTGCTGTCCTTCGAGGACTGGGACGGGGCCGGCTGGGAGGTCTCCTCCGGACGCCCGATGTCCCGGGGTGAGCTGACCGTCTACCCGGCGCCCCCCGTCGCCGGCGACCCGGACTACAGACGGTGA
- the cmk gene encoding (d)CMP kinase: protein MSAPTARRRIAIDGPAGTGKSTLARTLARRIGGAYLDTGAMYRVATLQVLRAGIDPEDATAVIAATADLPLEIGTDAGTERVLLAGEDVSDEIRTARVTAEVSAVSAVPEVRENLVLLQRRLASSGGTVVLEGRDIGTVVLPDAEVKVYLTASPEVRARRRTDQDLAAGREADYDEVLAAVIERDRKDSTRAASPLRPADDAVVIDTSDLTLDEVLDRLVALAEGIHASHGATAEGNAL from the coding sequence GTGAGCGCCCCGACCGCGCGTCGACGCATCGCGATCGACGGCCCGGCCGGCACCGGGAAGTCCACCCTGGCCCGCACGTTGGCCCGACGGATCGGCGGCGCCTATCTCGACACCGGCGCGATGTACCGGGTGGCAACCCTGCAGGTTCTGCGCGCCGGGATCGACCCGGAGGACGCCACCGCGGTGATCGCCGCGACCGCCGACCTCCCGCTGGAGATCGGCACCGACGCCGGCACCGAGCGCGTCCTGCTGGCCGGTGAGGACGTCAGCGACGAGATCCGCACCGCCCGCGTCACGGCCGAGGTCTCGGCGGTCTCCGCCGTACCCGAGGTCCGCGAGAACCTGGTCCTCCTGCAGCGGCGGCTGGCCTCCAGCGGGGGCACCGTCGTCCTCGAGGGTCGCGACATCGGCACCGTGGTGCTGCCGGACGCCGAGGTGAAGGTCTATCTCACCGCCAGCCCGGAGGTACGCGCCCGGCGCCGCACCGACCAGGACCTCGCCGCCGGCCGCGAGGCCGACTACGACGAGGTGCTGGCCGCCGTCATCGAACGCGACCGCAAGGACTCCACTCGCGCCGCGAGCCCGCTGCGGCCCGCCGACGACGCCGTCGTCATCGACACCTCAGACCTCACCCTCGACGAGGTGCTCGACCGCCTGGTCGCGCTCGCCGAGGGAATCCACGCGTCGCACGGCGCCACCGCAGAAGGGAACGCACTGTGA
- a CDS encoding CTP synthase, with protein sequence MDTGVPLALNRTASRSETKHIFVTGGVASSLGKGLTASSLGQLLTARGLRVTMQKLDPYINVDPGTMNPFQHGEVFVTEDGAEADLDLGHYERFLDRDLDAKANVTTGQVYSAVIAKERRGEYLGDTVQVIPHITDAIKDRIIAMGDPDDQGRRPDVVITEVGGTVGDIESQPFLEACRQVRHEVGRENIFFLHVSLVPYLAPSGELKTKPTQHSVAALRSIGIVPDGLILRSDRDVTDGLKAKIALMCDVDLEGVVSTPDAPSIYDIPKVLFNEHLDTHVIRRLNLPFRDVDWTVWGDLLQRVHEPREEVEIALVGKYIDLPDAYLSVTEALRAGGFAHHARVNIRWVESDACTTEAGAREALRGVDGMLIPGGFGIRGIEGKLGAISWSRKNRIPLLGLCLGLQCSVIEAARSVGLEGASSTEFDPDAEHPVISTMADQVDAVAGNADLGGTMRLGSYPATLTKGSVVAEAYGSTEITERHRHRYEVNNAYRDKIAESGLQFSGTSPDGHLVEFVEYPREQHPFFVATQAHPEYKSRPTRPHPLFVAFIKAALDYENEMRLPVEPWRSGQGADTGAETVDAPDAKTSTVRVDEVDPGTASDARTDGN encoded by the coding sequence ATGGACACGGGAGTCCCCTTGGCACTGAACCGAACCGCATCGCGGTCCGAGACCAAGCACATCTTCGTCACCGGCGGCGTGGCGTCGTCGCTGGGCAAGGGGCTCACGGCCTCGAGCCTCGGTCAATTGCTGACCGCCCGCGGTCTTCGCGTGACCATGCAGAAGCTGGACCCGTACATCAACGTGGACCCCGGCACGATGAACCCCTTCCAGCACGGCGAGGTGTTCGTCACGGAGGACGGCGCCGAGGCCGATCTGGATCTCGGCCACTACGAGCGGTTCCTCGACCGCGACCTGGACGCCAAGGCCAACGTGACCACCGGGCAGGTGTACTCGGCGGTGATCGCCAAGGAGCGCCGCGGCGAGTACCTCGGCGACACCGTGCAGGTGATCCCGCACATCACCGACGCCATCAAGGACCGCATCATCGCGATGGGCGACCCCGATGACCAGGGGCGCCGCCCCGACGTGGTCATCACCGAGGTCGGTGGGACCGTCGGTGACATCGAGTCCCAGCCCTTCCTCGAGGCGTGCCGGCAGGTCCGTCACGAGGTGGGCCGCGAGAACATCTTCTTCCTGCACGTGTCGCTGGTCCCGTACCTCGCGCCGTCGGGGGAGCTCAAGACCAAGCCCACGCAGCACTCGGTGGCCGCGCTGCGCTCGATCGGCATCGTTCCCGACGGGTTGATCCTGCGCTCGGACCGGGACGTCACCGACGGGCTCAAGGCCAAGATCGCGCTGATGTGCGACGTGGACCTCGAGGGCGTCGTGTCCACCCCGGATGCCCCGAGCATCTACGACATCCCCAAGGTGCTGTTCAACGAGCACCTCGACACGCACGTCATCCGGCGGCTCAACCTGCCGTTCCGGGACGTCGACTGGACCGTGTGGGGCGACCTGCTCCAGCGCGTCCACGAGCCGCGCGAGGAGGTCGAGATCGCCCTCGTGGGCAAGTACATCGACCTGCCCGACGCGTACCTCTCGGTCACCGAGGCGCTGCGCGCCGGCGGCTTCGCGCACCACGCCCGCGTCAACATCCGGTGGGTGGAGTCCGACGCCTGCACCACCGAGGCCGGCGCGCGTGAGGCGCTCCGTGGTGTGGACGGCATGCTCATCCCCGGCGGGTTCGGTATCCGGGGGATCGAGGGCAAGCTCGGCGCCATCTCGTGGTCCCGCAAGAACCGCATCCCGCTGCTCGGACTGTGCCTCGGTCTCCAGTGCTCGGTGATCGAGGCGGCCCGCTCGGTCGGCCTCGAGGGCGCCTCCTCCACCGAGTTCGACCCCGATGCCGAGCATCCGGTCATCTCGACCATGGCCGATCAGGTGGACGCGGTCGCCGGCAACGCGGACCTCGGCGGGACCATGCGCCTGGGCTCCTACCCGGCAACGCTCACCAAGGGCTCGGTCGTGGCGGAGGCGTACGGGTCCACCGAGATCACCGAACGTCATCGCCACCGCTACGAGGTCAACAACGCCTACCGCGACAAGATTGCCGAGTCCGGCCTGCAGTTCTCCGGTACCTCTCCGGACGGCCACCTGGTCGAGTTCGTCGAGTACCCGCGCGAGCAGCACCCGTTCTTCGTGGCCACCCAGGCGCATCCCGAGTACAAGTCGCGTCCGACCCGGCCCCACCCGTTGTTCGTGGCGTTCATCAAGGCCGCGCTGGACTACGAGAACGAGATGCGGCTGCCCGTCGAGCCGTGGCGTTCCGGTCAGGGCGCGGACACCGGCGCCGAGACGGTGGACGCACCGGACGCCAAGACGTCCACCGTCCGTGTCGACGAGGTCGATCCCGGGACGGCCTCCGACGCCCGCACGGACGGGAACTGA
- the der gene encoding ribosome biogenesis GTPase Der codes for MTTNEETPDFDLPAGPGEETIEDGWNDDTDWEAVAAEFADEIGAVTEGVEILPTVAIVGRPNVGKSTLVNRIIGRREAVVEDVPGVTRDRVSYEALWNGRTFMVQDTGGWEQDAKGMHRSIAQQAEIAMGTADLIVLVCDGTVGITAADATVAKSLRRSSTPVILAVNKVDSEKAELEAAEFWSLGLDEPHAISAAHGRGTADLLDEILRQLPSKARMREATNVPRRVALVGKPNVGKSSLLNKLTGEERSVVDNVAGTTVDPVDSLVELGGRTWRFVDTAGLRRKVNQAYGHEYYASLRTRGAIEAAEVVVLLLDASEPITEQDLRVISMVADAGRALVIAFNKWDLVDEDRRYDLDKEIDRELSRVLSWAHRVNISARTGRALAKLVPAMETALDSWDKRIPTGPLNTWMSEVVAATPPPMRGGRLPRIRFCTQATTRPPTFVFFSTGFLEAGYRRFLERRLRETFGFDGSPVRVNVRVKERRQRQ; via the coding sequence GTGACCACCAACGAGGAGACCCCCGACTTCGACCTGCCCGCCGGTCCCGGTGAGGAGACCATCGAGGACGGCTGGAACGACGACACCGACTGGGAGGCGGTCGCCGCGGAGTTCGCCGACGAGATCGGGGCGGTCACCGAGGGCGTGGAGATCCTGCCCACCGTCGCGATCGTCGGGCGCCCCAACGTCGGGAAGTCCACCCTGGTGAACCGCATCATCGGTCGCCGCGAGGCCGTGGTCGAGGACGTCCCCGGCGTCACCCGTGACCGGGTCTCCTACGAGGCGTTGTGGAACGGCCGCACCTTCATGGTGCAGGACACCGGTGGCTGGGAGCAGGACGCCAAGGGCATGCACCGCTCCATCGCCCAGCAGGCCGAGATCGCCATGGGCACCGCCGACCTCATCGTGCTGGTGTGCGACGGCACGGTGGGTATCACCGCCGCCGATGCGACGGTCGCCAAGAGCCTGCGGCGGTCCTCGACGCCGGTCATCCTCGCCGTCAACAAGGTCGACAGCGAGAAGGCCGAACTCGAGGCGGCCGAGTTCTGGTCACTCGGCCTCGACGAGCCCCACGCCATCTCCGCCGCCCACGGGCGGGGCACGGCGGACCTGCTCGACGAGATCCTCAGGCAACTGCCGTCCAAGGCGAGGATGCGTGAGGCCACCAACGTGCCGCGCCGTGTCGCGCTGGTCGGCAAGCCCAACGTCGGTAAGTCGAGTCTGCTCAACAAGCTCACCGGCGAGGAGCGCTCGGTGGTCGACAACGTCGCCGGCACCACCGTCGACCCCGTCGACTCACTCGTGGAGCTCGGCGGACGCACCTGGCGGTTCGTCGACACCGCCGGCCTGCGCCGCAAGGTCAACCAGGCCTACGGTCACGAGTACTACGCCTCACTTCGCACCCGCGGAGCGATCGAGGCGGCCGAGGTGGTCGTCCTCCTGCTCGACGCCTCCGAGCCCATCACGGAGCAGGACCTCCGGGTGATCTCGATGGTCGCCGACGCCGGCCGTGCGCTGGTGATCGCGTTCAACAAGTGGGACCTGGTCGACGAGGACCGACGGTACGACCTCGACAAGGAGATCGACCGCGAACTGTCCCGCGTGCTGAGCTGGGCCCACCGGGTCAACATCTCGGCCAGGACCGGGCGCGCCCTGGCCAAGCTCGTGCCCGCGATGGAGACCGCACTCGACTCGTGGGACAAGCGGATCCCCACCGGGCCCCTCAACACGTGGATGAGCGAGGTCGTCGCCGCGACTCCGCCGCCCATGCGAGGCGGGCGCCTGCCGCGGATCAGGTTCTGCACCCAGGCCACCACCCGGCCGCCGACGTTCGTGTTCTTCTCCACGGGGTTCCTCGAGGCCGGTTACCGCCGGTTCCTCGAGCGTCGTCTCCGCGAGACCTTCGGCTTCGACGGCTCCCCGGTCAGGGTGAACGTCCGGGTCAAGGAGCGCCGCCAACGCCAGTGA
- a CDS encoding ScpA family protein, giving the protein MTGVGPPSGEDPAGAATEVADPRAFTVHLTNFTGPFDLLLGLIDSKRLDVTEVALHAVTDEFIAHTRRLGAEAGLEEVTEFLVVAATLLDLKTARLVPSGEVQDPEDLALLQARDMLFARLLQFRAFRQVAELFAELERSARHAYPRTAGPDDEFLGLLPEVELGVDPDQFATIAAVAFRPRPVDEVGVGHIHAPVVSVPEQADRVLELLRFHGEGRWVDFRELVAGCDDSLVVVARFLALLELYRARAVALAQDEALGDLLVSWTGGDADEVTKGRDEWT; this is encoded by the coding sequence GTGACCGGCGTCGGGCCCCCGTCGGGGGAGGACCCGGCCGGGGCGGCGACGGAGGTCGCGGATCCGCGGGCGTTCACCGTCCACCTCACCAACTTCACCGGCCCATTCGACCTGCTGTTGGGTCTCATCGACTCCAAACGCCTCGACGTCACCGAGGTCGCGCTCCACGCCGTCACCGACGAGTTCATCGCCCACACCCGCCGGCTGGGGGCCGAGGCCGGACTGGAGGAGGTCACCGAGTTCCTCGTCGTCGCCGCGACGCTGCTGGACCTGAAGACGGCCCGGCTCGTGCCCTCCGGAGAGGTCCAGGACCCCGAGGACCTGGCCCTGCTGCAGGCCCGGGACATGCTCTTCGCGCGCCTGCTGCAGTTCCGGGCGTTCCGTCAGGTCGCCGAGCTGTTCGCCGAGCTAGAACGCTCCGCCCGGCACGCGTACCCGAGGACCGCCGGACCGGACGACGAGTTCCTGGGCCTGCTCCCGGAGGTGGAGCTCGGAGTGGACCCCGACCAGTTCGCCACCATCGCAGCGGTCGCGTTCCGGCCCCGGCCGGTGGACGAGGTGGGGGTGGGGCACATCCACGCCCCGGTCGTCTCGGTCCCCGAGCAGGCCGACCGGGTCCTCGAGCTGTTGAGGTTCCACGGCGAGGGTCGGTGGGTGGACTTCCGTGAACTGGTCGCGGGGTGCGACGACTCCCTCGTCGTCGTCGCCAGGTTCCTCGCCCTGTTGGAGTTGTACCGGGCGCGCGCGGTCGCGCTCGCCCAGGACGAGGCGCTGGGGGACCTGTTGGTGAGCTGGACGGGCGGAGACGCCGACGAGGTGACGAAGGGACGGGACGAATGGACGTGA
- a CDS encoding ParA family protein, with protein sequence MDPALFSRAELLGADDPAAGEGFSAIPEPQPLTSHGPAAVLSMCNQKGGVGKTTSTINLAAALAEYGRRVLVVDLDPQGALSAGLGIPHHQLDLTVYNLLVDNSVSTEEVLVRTRVEGVDLIPANIDLSAAEIQLVNEVGREQALGRALYPVLDRYDFVLIDCQPSLGLLTVNALACSDGVLIPMECEYFSLRGLALLTDTIDKVRDRINPRLHLTGILITMFDRRTVHARDVLSRVVEVFGDKVFDTLVTRTVRFPETTVAGEPITTWAPKSAGAQAYRALAREVIQRGR encoded by the coding sequence ATGGATCCCGCGCTGTTCTCCCGCGCCGAGCTGCTGGGCGCCGACGACCCGGCGGCGGGTGAGGGCTTCTCGGCGATTCCCGAACCGCAGCCGCTGACCTCGCACGGCCCCGCCGCCGTGCTGTCGATGTGCAACCAGAAGGGTGGGGTCGGCAAGACCACCAGCACGATCAACCTCGCCGCGGCGCTCGCCGAGTACGGACGCAGGGTGCTCGTGGTGGATCTCGACCCCCAGGGCGCGCTGTCGGCGGGCCTGGGAATCCCGCACCACCAGCTGGATCTCACCGTCTACAACCTCCTCGTGGACAACTCCGTGTCGACGGAGGAGGTCCTCGTCCGGACCCGGGTGGAGGGCGTGGACCTCATCCCCGCCAACATCGACCTGTCCGCCGCGGAGATCCAGCTCGTCAACGAGGTCGGGCGTGAACAGGCGCTGGGCCGCGCGTTGTATCCGGTGTTGGACCGCTACGATTTCGTCCTCATCGACTGCCAGCCGTCGCTGGGCCTGCTCACCGTCAACGCGCTCGCGTGCTCGGACGGCGTGCTCATCCCCATGGAGTGCGAGTATTTCTCGCTCCGCGGGCTGGCTCTGCTGACCGATACGATCGACAAGGTCCGCGACCGCATCAACCCGCGCCTGCACCTCACGGGCATCCTCATCACGATGTTCGACCGGCGGACGGTCCACGCACGGGACGTGCTCAGCAGGGTCGTCGAGGTGTTCGGCGACAAGGTGTTCGACACCCTCGTCACCCGCACCGTCCGGTTCCCGGAGACCACTGTCGCCGGCGAGCCGATCACCACGTGGGCCCCGAAGTCCGCGGGCGCGCAGGCCTACCGTGCCCTCGCGCGCGAGGTCATCCAGCGCGGCAGGTGA
- a CDS encoding tyrosine recombinase, translating to MTSEGGATVQIRGYLDHLAVEKGASPHTLAAYRRDLDKYHRHLAAAGVDDLTSVTEAHVEEFRTRLATADPDEGRKALAPSSIARTMAAVRGLHRFATRDGVTALDAAAAVTPPRPPRRLPKALPVDRMIALIEAAGDTGVDTDPARLRDRAMLELLYASGARAAELVGLDVDDLDGLDDPDGGAVILRGKGGKERVVPVGRPACEAVGAYLVRARPALATGGSPALFLNARGGRITRQTLWNVVAVAARRAGVQQDVSPHSFRHSFATHLLDGGADIRVVQELLGHASVTTTQVYTLVTVDTLREVWAECHPRAR from the coding sequence GTGACCTCGGAGGGCGGCGCCACCGTGCAGATCCGCGGGTATCTGGACCACCTCGCCGTCGAGAAGGGGGCCTCCCCGCACACCCTCGCCGCCTACCGTCGGGACCTGGACAAGTACCACCGCCACCTCGCGGCCGCGGGTGTCGACGACCTGACGTCCGTGACCGAGGCGCACGTGGAGGAGTTCCGCACCCGGTTGGCCACCGCCGACCCGGACGAGGGCAGGAAGGCCCTGGCCCCCAGCTCGATCGCGCGGACCATGGCGGCGGTCCGCGGTCTCCACCGGTTCGCCACCCGTGACGGGGTGACGGCCCTCGACGCGGCCGCCGCCGTCACCCCACCGCGACCGCCGCGGCGACTGCCCAAGGCGCTCCCGGTCGACCGGATGATCGCCCTCATCGAGGCCGCCGGCGACACGGGGGTGGACACCGACCCCGCCCGCCTGCGCGACAGGGCGATGCTCGAGCTGCTCTACGCCTCCGGGGCCCGGGCGGCCGAACTGGTGGGACTGGACGTCGACGACCTCGACGGGCTCGACGACCCGGACGGTGGGGCGGTGATCCTCCGGGGCAAGGGCGGCAAGGAGCGGGTCGTCCCGGTCGGCAGGCCGGCATGCGAGGCCGTGGGGGCGTATCTGGTGCGCGCCCGGCCGGCGCTCGCGACCGGCGGGAGCCCCGCCCTGTTCCTCAACGCCCGCGGAGGGCGCATCACCCGGCAGACCCTGTGGAACGTGGTGGCGGTCGCCGCGCGGCGCGCCGGGGTGCAGCAGGACGTCTCACCGCACTCGTTCCGCCACTCATTCGCGACCCATCTCCTGGACGGCGGGGCGGACATCCGGGTGGTCCAGGAGCTGCTGGGGCACGCCTCGGTCACCACCACGCAGGTGTACACCCTCGTCACCGTCGACACTCTCCGCGAGGTCTGGGCCGAGTGTCACCCCCGGGCACGGTAA